A window of Thermotoga sp. Mc24 genomic DNA:
TTCGGGTGGTGGTATCTGTACCTGTAGATGAAGGGAGCGTGAATTCCAAAATTTTTGTCGCGAAAAAAGTGGAGGACCCTCTCGAGGTCTTCCACTTTGAAAAAGCCCAGTTCGTAAAGTTCCGCTTCTGGGAGTGTTTCAAGCAGATCGGGATCACTTCTTATGATGCTCGTGGATACACCCTTTCTCAAGAGAACTCCTCCGCTATCTTTATCGCGCAGAACGGTCCACACATGGAACAACCCTTGTCGGGATACGGTCTTTCTTCGTACTTCCTTTTCGCGATGTCCTTTCCCAGCGAAAGGCTGAACATCGTCTCCCAGTCAAAATTCTTTCTTGCGAGGGCCATCTTTTTCTCGAGTTCCCAGGCTTTTTTGTTTCCGCGCGCCACATCCGCAACCACAGCCGCTATCTTAGAGGCTATCACACCTTCTCTCACATCTTCAACATCCGGAAGTGAGATGTGTTCTGAAGGGGTCACGTAACAAAGAAAGTCAGCTCCGTAGTAACCCGCCAGCGCACCACCTATCGCGCAGGCTATGTGATCATATCCCGTGGCTCTATCTGTTGGAAGCGGGCCGAGAAGAAAGATGGGGGCTCCCTTTCCGATCTTTTTCATGAGCCTCACGTTCATCTCCACCTCATTCAGCGGAACGTGCCCCGGCCCTTCCAGCATCACTTGAACTCCCTTTTCTCTCGCTCTCTCAACGAGTTCCCCCATCACGAATAGCTCCTCGAACTGCTGGGCATCACTCGCGTCCACCACAGCTCCGGGTCTCATGCCATCACCAAGACTCAGAGTGATGTCGTAATCTTTTGCGATGTCTAAGAGTTCATCGAAGTGTTCATAGAACGGATTTTCCCTGTTGTTTTTTATCATCCATCCTGCAATGATCGCTCCTCCTCTGCTCACGATCTTCAAAACCCGTTTTGAACTTTTTATTCTTTCAAGCACCTTTCTTGTCACACCAACGTGGATCGTCATGAAGTCTATCCCGTCCTCCGCATGCGCTATGACCATATCGAAAAAGTCCTTCTCTGAAAAATCCACCACGTTCTTCTTCATCTGATAGCTCTTCACGGCGGAATCGTATATGGGCACCGAACCAACTGGAACGGGAGACATTTCCACGATGGCCCTTCTGATCTCCCTCAGGTCCCCCCACGTGGAGAGGACCATGAGGGAGTCAGCACCGTATTCTATCGCTACTCTTGCCTTCTCTTTTTCCTCTTCGAGTGAAGAAAATCCTTGGGAGGTTCCTATGTTCGCGTTCACCTTTACACTGAAACCTTCTCCAACGATCATTGGCCTTTCTATCCTGTGAAGTCTGTTCTTTGGAAGAACCGCTCTGCCTTCCGCAAGCTTTTGTCTGACGATCTCGACATCCACACCTTCGTACTCCGCTACCTTCTTCATCTCATCGGAAACAACACCCTTTCTGGCCATTTCCATTTGGGTCATGATCTCACCTCAGCCTTTCGCTCACAATTTTCGCCACTTTCTGACCGGACAGAATCATTCCGCCGAAGATGGGGCCCATCCTTGGTCCAC
This region includes:
- the thiC gene encoding phosphomethylpyrimidine synthase ThiC, whose product is MTQMEMARKGVVSDEMKKVAEYEGVDVEIVRQKLAEGRAVLPKNRLHRIERPMIVGEGFSVKVNANIGTSQGFSSLEEEKEKARVAIEYGADSLMVLSTWGDLREIRRAIVEMSPVPVGSVPIYDSAVKSYQMKKNVVDFSEKDFFDMVIAHAEDGIDFMTIHVGVTRKVLERIKSSKRVLKIVSRGGAIIAGWMIKNNRENPFYEHFDELLDIAKDYDITLSLGDGMRPGAVVDASDAQQFEELFVMGELVERAREKGVQVMLEGPGHVPLNEVEMNVRLMKKIGKGAPIFLLGPLPTDRATGYDHIACAIGGALAGYYGADFLCYVTPSEHISLPDVEDVREGVIASKIAAVVADVARGNKKAWELEKKMALARKNFDWETMFSLSLGKDIAKRKYEERPYPDKGCSMCGPFCAIKIAEEFS